The following nucleotide sequence is from Triticum dicoccoides isolate Atlit2015 ecotype Zavitan chromosome 7B, WEW_v2.0, whole genome shotgun sequence.
gcctgcactgaatatgcccaaaccatctcagacaatgttggacaagcttctcttcaatcggtgctacccaactctatctcgtatatcatcattccggacacggtccttccttgtgtggccacacatccacctcaacatgcgcatctccgccacacctaactattaaacatgtcgccttttagtcggccaacactcaacgccatacaacattgcgggtcgaaccgttatcctatagaacttgccttttagcttttgtggcacccatcttgtcacagagaatgccagaagcttggcaccacttcatccatcgggctttgattcgatggttcacatcttcattgatatccccatccttctgcagcattgagcccaaatatcgaaaggtgccCTTCTCaggcaccacctgcccatcaaggctaacctcctcctcctcgtgcctagtagtattgaaaccgcacctcatgtactcggttttagttctactaagtctAAAACCTTTTGAGTCATTTCGAGTGATCTTGTTTTTTTTGTACAGAGCTCCTCGGATGTCATTTGACCACCAAACTTTGCAAGCCTCTCTAACATTTGTTGATCATTCCCACAAACTTTTAGATTTTTTCAAAATCTTTTGGTATGTTTTCTTGCGTGGGTGTAGCAGGGGTGCAGAAAAAACACACTCAAGAGTCAAGACCTTCTATATGAAGCGGCAGAAAAATTCTAGGCGGGTGCATAGCATGTCCCACAGGGGAGCTGAGCTTTGAgcaaagcaaaaaaataaacagaATATTATGGTAGTGCAAAGTGCCTTGTTGTAACTTATAAGACTTCCTCAAGCGTATAAAAATCCTAGGTCGACACATGAGGGCATATTAATATCTGTCTGGTCGCATGCCATATCCAAAAGAAGTAATCACATGGGTTAGGAATCTTTTAGATCAGATTTACTATTGATTTGCCCGTGTCCGTATACAGAAAACCTAACGAAACATGGACAAATTACAATACGAGAAAAACAACAGCTGGCCCCTACCCATGTCCTTAGGATATCCAGATGATATCTGATGAATTAGCAAAACCGATGTCCGACAAAACCAAAACTAATATAGGAACATAATAGAATAAGTTGAGAACTAACCTGGGTAATTGTTTGTCCAGTCCAATGTACTGCCCAGCGCTCATTCCGAAATCTGGATATTGTATCATGTAGATTTTCCTTTATCTAGGAGACAAATTCAGAATTTTCATTGACTCACAGGAGAAAATTGAAGTCTTAACAATGAAAAGGACTAACATCAATATCTAGCCAATTGGCACTAAACAAAATATGAACGCGTGAACCGATCAAATATCAAATGAGAGTTAGAAACTAATTTTCAAAGTATATTAACAATAAGATGATAAATATTCTACCAAATAACTGCAAATCCCATAGTACAGAAAAAAACAATGATAGCTATTTTCCTTCGGTCCACACATTGACTGGCAAAACACAGACATAGAAAAGCACATGTACATATTGGTAAGAAACCAATTCATGTGCAACAACTAAATTTGTTAACAGGCCGATTAATACTGGCAGAAGCGAAGCGGTTCAGTATACAAACTTGAAAACCGTATCCAAGATTTAACAATCAAGTTATGAACTCAAATTGGATAACGGAGTATCACAAGTTCTCCTTCATCTGTGTATAATGCTTTATGCCACAATTCCATACATGACTGCCGGTTATCTTATCTCTTAAGCTCTCAAATAGCATTGAAGTGAGCAACTGAACTTAGAATCTGGTAGCTTTACTTCTATTGTATTACACACACTATGCTTCATATTACAGTATCCTACTAATATGTTCTACATCTGAAATTCCTATTGGTCAAACACAATGTAGTTGGAATGCAGAAAATAAACCAGACATACCTTCTGCGTTCTAACAAACCAGTCTCCCTTTACATAATTTTGATCATCCCTGTTGGGGCTTCCACAGTCTTCCTCCTTCAGGTCAGGGTCCCCTGAGATCTCCGCCTGCTCATTGTATTTGAAGCCAGTGCCATCATCAGATGTTGTTGACACGTCTTGCTCCTGCCTGAAGCATGAGATGTGAACCAGCCTCCATCCCTAAATGCACACAAGAAGCACGCGAAAAAGAAAATGAAATTAACCCAAGCAGCATGCCATTTTGACACTAACAAAGCAAATTGATGGGCATGACATTCAAATTGGCCAGGTGGATAGCAGCAATGCTGCAGCTTGGAAACCTAATTTAATACTACATCAAACTGGCAAATAAACCACACATATCCAAGTGAATGAATCTATCGTTGCTTTCGTCTACAGATATAATCTGGAACCAAGATTACTAAACTGACCCACACGACTCGCAACATCTGTAGCTCTTTGTCGCCAAACTCCACAAAGCGGAGCACTGTGATGCTCGTATAAGGCTTGCCTGCTATAGTTGCGGCAGACAACCACACGACCGGCTACACAGAGACAAAGTCAAACGGTTGAACTCGAGAGCAGGGGGTCGTTTCCGCCTTACCTTGGTGTGAGCAGCCCCGCCAGGCTTAAATCTGAGTGATGGcctctcggcggcggcggagggaggtggGAGCCTAACCCTACGGCAGGGGATGGGAGGGGCTAGGCAGGAGGTGGACGACATGCGTATTCCGTAACATGCAGAACCGATTTagggcgggagagaggaggaaggcacGAGAGCTCAGGAAAGGAGGCGAACGGCGCAGCGCGACTCCGGTGACGACGAGGCGGGGACCAGGACGCGGGCGCGTGCGCCTCCGGCCAGCAGGCCACAACAACGGTGGGGGCGCGGGCGCACCCGCGGCCGGCTAGGGCGACGAGGGGGGAGGCAAGAGAGGCTGCACGCCAGAGACAACGGGGTAGAGCGAGCGGCGCCGAGGAACCAGGGAGAAGCGAGTGCGCCGACGGGGAGCAAGCGCCGCCGAGAGTTGCGGGCTGCTGGGGCTGGGACCTGGGAGGATGTGCGGATTACGGTTTTTTCAGATTGGGTCATGGAACACATTTTACAATCACCTGTGCAGTTGATATCGATGCATGTATCCCTAAAAAAAATCTATACCGATGAAAATTTTGTTTGATTTTATCAGATCAATCCAAACCatccaaaaatatatatatatatgaaaaaaatagaaTTTTGTTTGGTCACGCAATAACTATCCCCGCAATTGTGTAATTATTCCTTCTTTTTTATCAAATCATTTTTCACGTAAATATCCATTTTATTTTACACCTTGCATTGTCTACACGCCGAACTTTAGTCGTCTTCTCTGCGCATATGTACATATTTCACATGGTATATGCTTTCCTCTTGGTtgtatatgtctatatacattttaTGACTATATACGATTGCCATTAATTACGAATTTCACATGGCAAATATAGATTGTTTAACCATGTGGCACGCGTGTCAATGTGTCTAAGTCTGACAAAATACGGCTGTTTAGAATTTACAAGACAACACCATTGAATATGGTCTAGACAACATAATTAATCAAACAAAAATGCAGCACTGGATAGTTGGATTTGAGGTACAAATGCCCAACTTATTtttgtttttataggaggtttcaTGGCACCCAGGGTCCAGAACACTCCTATATCTGTATGTGATTGTTGATGGTGAAGATAGCGACTAACCACGTAAATTAGTAATTGCGGCATGGTTATTAAAAATACAAATAGACCTAACAACCATTCATGGCATCTCGATATAACCACAAAGTACAACCTCTATTTCAAATTATTTGTTTTaaatttatctagatacggatgtagtTGACAACATCCTATTCAGCCAAAACATTATTATTTTAGAAACTTTACAATTCTAGTCCGATTTCTCGTTGTATTGTGTTGAACTGCTTTATAAGTTATTGCATAACTAGTGCGGATGGAAAAAAATGATTGGCCAGATGACAAAATAGCCAAAGCTAGTTAGACAAAAGAAACCATCATGATCCATTGCAATATAAAACTCAACTAGCATCTCAGGTGACGGTCGGTGCTAAGTCCCTGTTTCCCATATGATTCGTCGCTTGCAATTTTCCTATTGTTTTGTACCTCGACTTTTGTTGATGGAATTTATCACTTCTTTTATTCAGTAGTGTTTATCAAGAGAATTTCCCTAACGTTTTGATCCAAGGGCTTCACTTAGAACTTAAATTCGGGGGAATCTATCCAACATGGCTTGTTCCTCTACATGTTTTCGGAGGTAATTCTCGATGTTGTCCATTCATCATCATGAGCTATGCATGTTAATGCCAATAGGTCTGGCAGCGGTTTCAAGTAGAATTTAGATACATATTGTTTTGATTGTCATTTCTCTTTCCCTTACTTAGGGCCTTTACTAGGTTAGATTAAAAAAAAACTCACCAATGCAAGGCCATTTTGTTTGCATCTCCTGTGGTGGCCACATTGCCAGCATTCACAAACCAAGACGGGTGCAACACTTTGGTTGACACCGTTTCTCTACAGACAAGGAAACCAGAGGAGACCATGACACACAGCAAAAGGGAGGCGATGGTCCAATCGTACTCATGGCAACTGATGGTGTCAAATACGCATATCCAATCCAACAAGAAGATCAAAAGGTATAACACGCCGGAACAGCATGCACAAAATTTTCTTTGAGCTATTGCAATCTTTATTCGATCACACCGCAGTTCAATCAGACAAATAGCGAGCAAACCCCAACATTTGGAGCCTTGCAGGTCTCAGCACGCGTGGCCTTTCGTTTCAGTTGTACATTATTCAGTTTGATTCAATTTACCACTATGTTTGTTTAACTCGTTTGCCAACATCTAGCTAATTGATTGATGGGCATTTATACATTTGCAGAAAAAACATCCCCTTGGAGAAAAGATGAGAGCCCATGTTAATTATCAGGAGAACGGAACCAAAGCATTTGATTCATCTCAGCTCGCAATTTACGCAGCACAAGCCATAGCTTCTGGTTTAGCTGTTTCCTCAGGTCTGCTGAGCACAAAAGCTGAGGTTAATAACTGGTTAAATAAACAAACAAAATGAGATTTGTATTTCCCATTTCCACAAAAAACGACGCCTGAAGAAAATTGAAATCTAGTTTTGTTTTGGATGGATGATAGACCACCAGTTAACGTATTATGTATACTGTTAATGACACTGAGGTCagtatgcataacaaaagagattAATCGAGAAAAAACGTTGTTAGAGATGGCAGTTGACACAAATTGTACCTCCCAATTCCTTCTCCAACTTCCATTCTGATAAAATTGCCAATTGTTACTTTCGAACCAACCTCTTTTGACAAATCATTCAGCAGAGTCTGAAAAGAATGATCCAACAAGCAAAGCTATTAGAGATCACAATTCACAGCCGTAAATCATCAAGGGAAAAGGTTGACCAACTTACCTTAATGTTTGTGCTATCATTAACAACGTATTTTTGCTCCAAAAGCACGACATCTTCAAAATACTTCCTCAATCGGCCTTCGACCATTTTCTCTATGGCCATTTGGGGTTTACCTGAACTCTCAGCCTAACATGTTACAAAGCAGTATGTCATGTCATTTCTGAAGTAACTTGGCATGCACAGCTCACCCTCATATTAAGGATCCATGTCATCAAACATATTAACTCAACTCATGGAAATAAGCAGTGTAAATGCTACCCACTTCTAAAACTTAAACCAAACAGCTGTCCCGATATTACTAATCCAGAAATCTTATGATATGATCAGGCTGCTTCCCGTTACGTCATCTTTCTCATCTCCGTAACACACATGTTTCTTCTTTCTTTTAATCCAAAATCTTACAGTGATGCAATCCAAAATCTTATGGCGATGCATGCATCTGTGTTTCCTTAGTCATTCCCTACTTTGTAAAGTTGTTTTGTTTGTTCTGTCAAAATGGTAAGAAACTTAAGAACCAGCTGATGGCCTGTGATAGACACATTTATCACACAAGTGCATGTCCATTTCTTGTATAATAGTGGATGGATGTCAACTACTCAGCCATACGACTATATGACTGTAAATCATTCTAGGTAATGTCAGAATAAGGATACCTGAGTTCGGAGCACGTCACGTTCATTTTCCAAAGCTGCAGCAGAAACCAATTCTTTTGATAAAAATAATGGTTTTGCTGCAACAATATGCATTGCGATAGACGACCCAACTCTCTTGAGAGCATCAAGGGAAGCACTGCTATCTTCTGCTTCTAATGTAATCAATCCAGCAATGCGGCCCAAACCTGAAGCAAGAAAATGCATCAATCAAGTGACCGAACAAATGTGCCGTTTATCCAAAGCAAGGAGAAAATGAGAAAAAAAAAAGAGTGCTGACAGGAACAAATGCATAACACCGAGTTTGGCCATCTTAGGAAAGAGATTATTAGTAGGATTAATATAATGTGTTAATTTATATAAGGAGTACAGAAACAAGGCTTCCCCGTTTTAGATCAAGTGTCATTTTCTTAATGTTGTACTCTGCTAGTACAAAATTCGAGAGTAGTTGTTGAAATTGCAATTTATCAGTAGTATGGCTGCACGGCTATGTTTCTGCCAACATATCTGCAACAGTAAATTAAGGCTTGTCTCCTGCTACAAACACAATAAATACACAGtactgtattttattttattttgaacaaAATACACAGTACTGCATATGATATCCAGTTGTCTACAAAGAATGAAATGGTGATAAGAATAAATAGGAGACAAACATGCTCCAGCTGAAAATTATTGTTCGTAGTGTTTAATAATCATACTTAGCTAACGAAATAAAAAATCTGAAGAATGACAGACGCATGGTCTGGATAAAACTTGACAAACTGAAATAACGTCTGTGCACCTGGCTGAGGACAGGTATGCAGATAAGATGAAACGACACCATGTGCAGTCGTGGACAACATGAAACCTCGTCTGAGTTTTACATTCTCCCCAACCATGGCAGCAACTTCTGTAACAGCATTTTGAACAGTTGTTTCACCACTGAGTTTAGGATGATCTAGGTTAATACTCATGTTCTGCAAAGATGAGGAGCAATGTAGTAGTTTCTCacatgaaaaaaaaacagaaaaaaaaggaagaTAAACATATAATAATCTTAGCTGTATTGCAGACACATCAATTTATATAGATCATCAGACATCATTAGCCTAAAATTTACTATCCATCTATGATAAATAGACGCAGGCACTGCCAGGCACTAGAACTGAGAAAGAGGTACCTAATTGTTCCAAAAGTAATGTAACATAAGCAAAACAGGAAATCCAACCAAAACCACCTTAAGTAATTTCATTTCGTTTCAGATGCTTTATGCTTGTCACCAAGCATTGCCTGTATAATTGAATATGATGACCCTCAAAAGCATCACCGCCATTCACCCATCCCATTCCTCACCAATCACAAATCAAATATACAACAAAATAGTCTCAGCATAGATTCACAAAGTCAACAGTGCAGGACATAAATAATCTTACTTGCACTGCTAAGGCTGCATCACCTTCATTACAGGAACTTCTGTTGGTGTTGCAAACCCCTTCATTTATACTATGATCTATTTTTTCACTCATGTTGCATTAGTAGATGCCATGTCAAGTTTATCATACCAACTCTTGCCAATATCTACAAAATTTCAGTGATACTAGGTCACGACATAACACTATGACATCTCCATGTTCTTGATCAATGGTATTTTAGTACTTCAAGCAATTCACCAAACCGACTCCATACGTAATGAAAAGCTGATGCCCACAAGGCTTAGATTGTATTAGGCCCCACCATAACACTATACACAAATTTGATCATAAAGCCAGTTCAAATGGAATATAAATCAATATGGAACTCAATCCAATTAAAATCTAATAATTTGGATTTGGTAGTGACAAGTCCACAGCCATCACTGGTAGATATAAGCAACAATGCCATGTATCATGTACTGGAACTGCTCAGCAGGGGAAGATGATAGAAACAATAGATGTTCAATAAACTAACCAACAGGTAATTACGCACCTCCAAATATGCAGGAGCAAAAGGAAAAACCAATTTGCCGGGATCCTGTGCTGACAAAGCCATCTTTGCCAAGGATGAAGCCTGCATGGCAAATGAATTTTGGAAAAAAGGGTTATCAACATTGTATCCGTGTGAGAGCACTATCCGTGTGAGAGCACAGATAATCAATCGACGCATTTAATTAAGTACACTCTGGTGTTGTGTCCAATACTCCAATATGATACCAGAAGTTATTAATATCCTAGAATATAAAATGACATGAACAGAGTACTTGAAGAATGCAATTACAACAGAGTTTGAAGTTGGAGTATCAGACAAAAACTAGAAAGCTGATTATACATGGTTAGAAAATTCTTATTTATGTTTGATAACATAAGGTCCGACACAACATTTACTACTATTATAAAAAGGGGAATTGGTGGGTCCCTCATCCAACTCCCCTCACACACCAGACACGTGGGCCTGATTTTCTACCATCTGAAAAAACAATCGGCTGCCAATCTGCTCCCATACCATGTGTGCTTGATTTTCTACCATCCAAAAAAAGGACTGCCAATTTAAAAATCGTCTGAGATCTTAAAATCGGACGCATTGCCATCTTTTTCCCAAAATTAAAATGATACTCTTCAAGTCATGGAGAAATGATTTCTACTTATGCCAACTAGCAATAAAATCATTTTCTAATTTCCATATACTTATGTTAAGGATATGGACCTGAAAGGACCTTGCCTCTCACTCTTACAGGGTTCAGTATAATTATAAGATAAAATACAAATCATGTTGCAGAGGGTGATACCAACCAGATACTGGAACACATCATTTCTTGCCACAAAGTCAGTCTCGCAGTTTAGCTCAACCACAACAGACCTTTTCTCATCTTGTGCGATAGCTAGCAAACCTTCGGCAGCAGTCCTTGACGACTTTTTGGCAGCAGATATCACACCTCTTTTCCTTAGATCCTTCAGTGCATCCTCTGAAAGAAAACAACAAACTGGGATAAGAATGGAGGGAATAAACACATTTGTCAACAAAACTGCGCCTAAAGCAATAAGAAAGAAGAGCTAACCAATATCCCAGTTGCAACTGACTAGCGAAGCTTTGACATCTTTGATCGGGGCACACGTTCTCTCGCGTAGTTGTTTAATAAGATTCATTTGCTCCGAAGCAGGCACCTCAGAGCTAAATCTCCTACGAATCATGCCATTTGGGGCAAAATGATTGCTCGACAGATGAGTTTCGAAGGTTGCAGAAGTATACCCTCGAGCAGCTTGTCGTTGAGCACGAGACAGAAGCCCTAGTATGGGCCTTCTAGCACCCTGACCCCAAGCCATTCTCCGATTGCTCTGAAACAAGGGCGGACAGACGCAATTCTTCAGAAAACTACACAGGCAACGCACATCACAGCAGCCAAATTCAGTTTTGGATAAAAGACGATTAGGCGCCGCCGCTGCCAGATGCAGAGAGGAGAGAGGGCGTCAAGCGCAGGGAGAAGAGAGGAATGGAGCCCCACCTGCAGATCGGCCGGTGCCGGCCGCcgttcaaccgccgccgccgaacgTCAGAGAGGGTGGGAGACTGGGAGACGAGAAGAGGGTGCACGCGGTAGGGTTTCGTAGGGAGAATATCTGGTACCAGGCTTAGGTGCTACGATGCGATCTCGGCCGTTGGATCGCGATCCAATGGGCAGGATGTGGACCAAAGCGTCATTTCCGTAATGTTGGTGACGTTTTCTGCAAAACATTCATGCTGGATTTGTCTCTTTTGTTTCTCAATGTGTACttcgaattttgatttgaattttttaGGGTTTGTACAATCATGTGATGTGAACATCCATGATTTTTTCGGTATTTTTTGAAACATTTAGCTATGCATTTTGAAAATTTGGAGTATGGAAGCACCAAATATTCTCCCGGGTTTCGTAAGGGGTTGAACCAGGAGCNNNNNNNNNNNNNNNNNNNNNNNNNNNNNNNNNNNNNNNNNNNNNNNNNNNNNNNNNNNNNNNNNNNNNNNNNNNNNNNNNNNNNNNNNNNNNNNNNNNNNNNNNNNNNNNNNNNNNNNNNNNNNNNNNNNNNNNNNNNNNNNNNNNNNNNNNNNNNNNNNNNNNNNNNNNNNNNNNNNNNNNNNNNNNNNNNNNNNNNNNNNNNNNNNNNNNNNNNNNNNNNNNNNNNNNNNNNNNNNNNNNNNNNNNNNNNNNNNNNNNNNNNNNNNNNNNNNNNNNNNNNNNNNNNNNNNNNNNNNNNNNNNNNNNNNNNNNNNNNNNNNNNNNNNNNNNNNNNNNNNNNNNNNNNNNNNNNNNNNNNNNNNNNNNNNNNNNNNNNNNNNNNNNNNNNNNNNNNNNNNNNNNNNNNNNNNNNNNNNNNNNNNNNNNNNNNNNNNNNNNNNNNNNNNNNNNNNNGATGGATGGAAAAACGGAAAAACTTGAAGAGCACCTATGAAGGCTATGAGGTTGGATGCTCTCATTAGTGTAATGTCATCCACATTTGAACTGCAAACACgactgtatttaggaacggaggtagtaaGTGACATGGTTTTAGTACCGAAGAAGATGGGAGGTATGAGATTTAGAGTTCTTCACAGCTTTAATCTTGCTATGTTAGTGAACATTATATGCACGTGTTCTTGGTGCAAAATACTATCCGGATGGTGACATTTTGAAAGCCAAACCGAAGAATGATTCATCATATACACGGCAAAGTATTATTGTTGGAAACCAAACATTTAAAAGAGGTTTTATTTGAAGAATTTGGACCGGTGAGAAGATCAGCATATGGCAGGACCCTTGGATCCCttcaaatgttaaccataaggtaaTCACTCCAAGGGGGCAAATTATGTTGACAGAAGTAGAAGAGTTGGTAGATCCGCATAATGGACAGTGAGATGAAGCATTGATTTGTGACGTCTTTAGTCTAGTTGATGCACAACATATATTGCAAATGCAACTAAATGTGCATGATGCTTAAGATTTTGTCATATGGCACTACAACAAATCGGGCACCTCCTCTGTCAGATCAGCATATCATAGAGAATGGGAACACCGACATGGACAACgtcgcgaaccaacctgtggttggatgttaggaggacagtggtatcctcGGCCCACCACATGGACAATGCTTGTCTCGAGGTGATGGACAAGGACGTGTTATGTCCAGTCCTATATGACGGTCTGGAAGTTATAGATTCCTGGGAAGGTAAACAAATCCTATTGAAAGGTTTTACATGTGATCTTACCATGTCTGGGCACTTTGGCAAATCATCATGTAATCACAAGGAAGCAATTCCCGATATGCCTTTTAGCTACGGAAGACATCCAACACTTCATGTTTACTTGCAAGAGAGTACAAGAAATTTGGGAAGAGCTCGAGCTCCTAGACCTAATAAAGAAAACTGTTAGGCGTTATCGATCTGGATCGATCACCATGGAACAACTCCTATTTGGAGAAGAGGatattcatgaaggaaatatgccctagaggcaataataaagttgttattttatatttcctcattcatgataaatgtttattattcatgctagaattgtattaaccgggaacttgatacatgtgtgaatacatagacaaaacactgtgtccctagtatgcctctacttgactagctcgttgatcaaagatggttaagtttcctagccatagacatgtgttgtcatttgatgaacgggatcacatcattaggagaatgatgtgatggacaagacccatccgttagcttagcataatgatcgtttagttttattgctactgctttcttcatgtcaaatacatattcctccgactatgagattatgcaactcccggataccagaggaatgccttgtgtgctatcaaatgtcttaacgtaactgggtggttataaagatgctctacatgtatctctgaaggtttttgttgggttggcatagatcgagattaggatttgtcactccgagtattggagaggtatctctgggccctcttggtaatg
It contains:
- the LOC119342221 gene encoding elongation factor Ts, mitochondrial-like isoform X1 — its product is MAWGQGARRPILGLLSRAQRQAARGYTSATFETHLSSNHFAPNGMIRRRFSSEVPASEQMNLIKQLRERTCAPIKDVKASLVSCNWDIEDALKDLRKRGVISAAKKSSRTAAEGLLAIAQDEKRSVVVELNCETDFVARNDVFQYLASSLAKMALSAQDPGKLVFPFAPAYLENMSINLDHPKLSGETTVQNAVTEVAAMVGENVKLRRGFMLSTTAHGVVSSYLHTCPQPGLGRIAGLITLEAEDSSASLDALKRVGSSIAMHIVAAKPLFLSKELVSAAALENERDVLRTQAESSGKPQMAIEKMVEGRLRKYFEDVVLLEQKYVVNDSTNIKTLLNDLSKEVGSKVTIGNFIRMEVGEGIGSRPEETAKPEAMACAA
- the LOC119342221 gene encoding elongation factor Ts, mitochondrial-like isoform X2; this encodes MAWGQGARRPILGLLSRAQRQAARGYTSATFETHLSSNHFAPNGMIRRRFSSEVPASEQMNLIKQLRERTCAPIKDVKASLVSCNWDIEDALKDLRKRGVISAAKKSSRTAAEGLLAIAQDEKRSVVVELNCETDFVARNDVFQYLASSLAKMALSAQDPGKLVFPFAPAYLENMSINLDHPKLSGETTVQNAVTEVAAMVGENVKLRRGFMLSTTAHGVVSSYLHTCPQPGLGRIAGLITLEAEDSSASLDALKRVGSSIAMHIVAAKPLFLSKELVSAAALENERDVLRTQAESSGKPQMAIEKMVEGRLRKYFEDVVLLEQKYVVNDSTNIKTLLNDLSKEVGSKVTIGNFIRMEVGEGIGRPEETAKPEAMACAA